In Calonectris borealis chromosome Z, bCalBor7.hap1.2, whole genome shotgun sequence, a single genomic region encodes these proteins:
- the TBCA gene encoding tubulin-specific chaperone A isoform X2 — MWCKKVLITFRTDQPYRLAKEKVMYEKEAKQQEEKIEKMKAEACDDYGIKKQIEILQESRMMIPDCQRRLEVAHADLTQLLENEKELEEAEEYKEARSILESVKLEA, encoded by the exons ATGTGGTGTAAGAAAGTACTTATTACTTTCAGAACAGATCAACCTTACAG AttggcaaaagaaaaagttatgtatgaaaaagaagcaaaacagcaagaagaaaagattgaaaaaatgaaagctgaagcaTGTGATGATTATGGAATTAAGAAGCAG ATCGAGATCTTACAAGAGTCACGAATGATGATTCCAGACTGCCAGCGCAGATTAGAAGTTGCACATGCAGATCTTACTCAACTACTA gaaaatgaaaaagaattggAAGAAGCTGAAGAGTATAAAGAAGCACGTTCCATACTGGAGTCAGTGAAGCTGGAAGCCTAG